Within the Gordonia sp. KTR9 genome, the region ATCAACTGGTCGGACACCTGCCCCAGGCTCGTCACAATATTGGTGATGATCTCTGAACGCTGGTTCCCGTAATCAGTGATGTTCGCGACTTGCTTCATGACTGGTGCGATACCTCGACCGTCTCCCTGGGCAACCCGTAGAAGGTTCGACTGAAGCTCGTTGATTTCCGCAGTATTCAATGTATCGAATACTGGTTTGAAACTGTTGAATAGTGTCGATACGTCGAAGGACGGGACGGTCTTCTCGAGTGCCACCTGTGTGATCGAGTCCTGGTCGGCGCCTTGTCCGGCATTGATGAGTTCCACATACCGCTGCCCCAGCAGATTTTGGTAACGCACAGCGGCAGTCGTCGCGGGGGTAATCGCGACACCGTCATCCAGTTGGAAACGGACGATCGCTGTTGAGCCCTCGAGATCGACAGCCGTTACATATCCCACTTTCACTCCAGCGAGTCGTACCCCGTCGCGGGGCTTGAGTCCGGAAGCGTCGGCAAACACCGCGGAACGCTGCGAACTGGGTGACCCTTCGTTGGTCGGCTGCAGAATCGCGATGATGACATATGAAAGGACTCCGATGAGAGCGATGAAAGCGACGATTTTAATGATTGTGGGTGTTAGCGACCTCAGAGTCATCGCGTGGCACCCCCCATTCTCAATGCGCCTTGTAGGGCAGGCGACGTCTGGACCACCAGTGCTAGCTGGAGCTGGACCCGTTCGTTGAATTTCGG harbors:
- a CDS encoding MlaD family protein — its product is MTLRSLTPTIIKIVAFIALIGVLSYVIIAILQPTNEGSPSSQRSAVFADASGLKPRDGVRLAGVKVGYVTAVDLEGSTAIVRFQLDDGVAITPATTAAVRYQNLLGQRYVELINAGQGADQDSITQVALEKTVPSFDVSTLFNSFKPVFDTLNTAEINELQSNLLRVAQGDGRGIAPVMKQVANITDYGNQRSEIITNIVTSLGQVSDQLMGRSAELVELIDKLGSIVDAFSRVSDRLRASLREVNRSMAKTVLAGEQIESTYDTSFAAIFQRLVREPGDTEGLLNGAVLLKPLLDALAATSNATPPPSAAGCARGVLDLPRTVQIALMGQRLVVCQ